The genomic DNA AGTCAATTTTACTCAAACGGTATCTTTTCACGTAAATAATACCCACCCCGCCTAAAGCCAGACCTAAGGTTCCCGTCACGTCTGTGTATATTCGACTAAAGATAAAGTTTTGGTTTCGTAACTATGACCGATCCGTTAAGATTGTTAGTGCTTTCGAGGAAATAAGAGCGGGGCTGACTCATCCATTGGCTTTAGGCAAATGAGCCTAGTGAGGCCTGCGCTTATTTCCGGACACGCGATGCTAATCATTTTCTTCCCTCTGTATGAAATTTGCTTCCGCACTACGGCGCGGTCTCGCCTTGAGCGTGATGGCGCTGCTGCTATTCACAACGGCGTGCGACTCGCCGTCACCCACTGCTACTTCCGAATCGCAAAAACCGAATGTAGAGTCTTCGCTCTCCAAGGAGGCCCCAGCTGACAAACCCGGTGCAACGGAGCTTCCGGGCGAAGAAACGTCTGAGCCGATTCCCGGCCAGTACATCGTCGTCCTGAAAGACGGTGCCGTTGCAGCCAAGAGTGATGCTGCCGTTCGCTCGGTCGCAACCTCGCTTCTCGGCAAGTCGGCGGACCTGCAGTACACGTACACCACCGCCCTTCAGGGATTCACCGCGGCGGGCGTGTCGGAGAAACAGGCTGATATGCTGTCCTCCGACTCGCGCGTCAAGTTCGTTGAGCAGGACCGTACGGTGCATGCCTACGCCACGCAGTCCGGCGCCACATGGGGCTTGGACCGAGTGGATGCACGCTCCGGCACGGATGGCGACTACAACTACACGGCTACCGGTGCTGGCGTGAACGCCTACATCATCGATACCGGCATCCTGCCGACGCATAACGACTTTAGCGATGCGTCGACGTTCTATGATGCCTTTAATGACGGCCAGAATGGCGTCGACTGCAACGGACACGGCACCCACGTCGCCGGTACGGTTGGTGGCACCGAGTACGGCGTTGCAAAAGACGCTTCGCTCTACGGCGTCCGCGTGCTGGACTGCTCCGGCGGTGGTACGCTCTCGAGCGTGACCAACGGTGTCGACTACGTAGCGCAGAACCACACGAAGCCGGCCGTGGCCAACATGAGCCTCGGCGGTGGCGCCAGCTCCTCGATCGATAACGCCGTGCAGGGCCTGATCAATGCGGGCGTGACGACGGTCGTGGCTGCCGGTAACTCCGACACCGACGCCTGCAACCAGTCGCCTGCCCGCCTGGCAGATGCGATCACGGTTGGTTCCACGACATCGTCGGATTCACGCTCCTCGTTCTCGAACTACGGTTCGTGCGTTGACATCTTCGCTCCGGGCTCGAACATCACCTCGGCCTGGTACACGAGCGACAGCGCAACGAACACGATCTCGGGTACGTCGATGGCCTCACCTCACGTTGCAGGTGGCGCCGCACTCTACCTCGAGAATAACCCGGGTGCGTCTCCTTCGCAGGTTGCCAATGCACTGACCAGCACGGCAACGCAGGGTGCGATTTCGGGCGTAAATGGTTCGCCGAACCTGCTGCTCTACTCGCTGCTCACCGGTGACGGTGGCGACGGCGGAGACGGTGGTGACGATGGCGGCGACGATGGCGGTAGCGGTGATGCACCATGCACCAGCTGCGACATCTACAGCGGCACGCTCAGCGGGAGTGGCGACAACGACATCCAGCCCGACGGCACGTACTACGCCGGCGATGGAGTCGAAAACGGCTACCTCCGCTCCAGCAAC from Longibacter salinarum includes the following:
- a CDS encoding S8 family peptidase; the protein is MKFASALRRGLALSVMALLLFTTACDSPSPTATSESQKPNVESSLSKEAPADKPGATELPGEETSEPIPGQYIVVLKDGAVAAKSDAAVRSVATSLLGKSADLQYTYTTALQGFTAAGVSEKQADMLSSDSRVKFVEQDRTVHAYATQSGATWGLDRVDARSGTDGDYNYTATGAGVNAYIIDTGILPTHNDFSDASTFYDAFNDGQNGVDCNGHGTHVAGTVGGTEYGVAKDASLYGVRVLDCSGGGTLSSVTNGVDYVAQNHTKPAVANMSLGGGASSSIDNAVQGLINAGVTTVVAAGNSDTDACNQSPARLADAITVGSTTSSDSRSSFSNYGSCVDIFAPGSNITSAWYTSDSATNTISGTSMASPHVAGGAALYLENNPGASPSQVANALTSTATQGAISGVNGSPNLLLYSLLTGDGGDGGDGGDDGGDDGGSGDAPCTSCDIYSGTLSGSGDNDIQPDGTYYAGDGVENGYLRSSNGDFDLYLYKWNGYSWSQVASSTSTDSNEDIEYSGSSGYFYWEIYSYSGSGSYDFYLD